A single genomic interval of Lathyrus oleraceus cultivar Zhongwan6 chromosome 7, CAAS_Psat_ZW6_1.0, whole genome shotgun sequence harbors:
- the LOC127107547 gene encoding UDP-glucuronate 4-epimerase 3, with protein MSQLKQMSHADNSAPSTPGKFKMEKASYFNRVRWHTSPAKLALWTFVFSAAILIFFFRSPATSSPPADPSRRSLRSPSNWGGPVWEKRVRSSARVRSRNGFSVLVTGAAGFVGTHVSAALKRRGDGVLGLDNFNDYYDPSLKRARQALLERTGVFIVEGDINDAVLLRKLFEVVPFTHVMHLAAQAGVRYAMENPGSYVHSNIAGFVNLLEVCKTVNPQPAIVWASSSSVYGLNTKVPFSEKDRTDQPASLYAATKKAGEEIAHTYNHIYGLSLTGLRFFTVYGPWGRPDMAYFFFTRDILKGKTIPIFEAANHGTVARDFTYIDDIVRGCLGALDTAEKSTGSGGKKRAPAQLRVFNLGNTSPVPVTDLVSILERLLKTKAKRNIMKLPRNGDVQFTHANISYAQGELGYKPVTDLQTGLKKFVRWYMNYYSGGKKAVE; from the coding sequence ATGTCTCAGCTGAAGCAAATGTCGCACGCCGACAACAGTGCTCCGTCGACGCCGGGAAAGTTCAAGATGGAGAAAGCCTCTTACTTCAACCGTGTACGGTGGCACACTTCTCCGGCGAAGCTTGCTCTTTGGACCTTTGTTTTCTCAGCTGCAATCTTGATCTTCTTTTTCCGATCTCCGGCGACATCTTCTCCTCCGGCGGATCCTTCTCGCCGTTCTCTGAGAAGCCCTTCCAACTGGGGTGGTCCGGTTTGGGAGAAACGCGTCCGTTCCTCCGCAAGGGTCCGGTCCAGAAACGGGTTCTCTGTTCTTGTGACCGGAGCCGCTGGTTTCGTCGGAACACATGTATCCGCGGCGCTTAAGCGCCGCGGAGACGGTGTTCTGGGACTTGATAATTTCAATGACTATTATGACCCTTCTTTGAAGCGTGCACGGCAAGCACTGTTGGAGAGAACCGGTGTTTTCATTGTGGAAGGTGATATCAATGATGCTGTTTTGTTAAGGAAGCTTTTTGAGGTTGTTCCTTTTACTCATGTCATGCATTTGGCTGCTCAAGCTGGTGTGAGGTATGCTATGGAGAATCCTGGTTCTTATGTTCATAGTAACATTGCTGGTTTTGTTAATTTGCTTGAAGTTTGTAAAACTGTTAATCCTCAACCTGCAATTGTTTGGGCTAGTTCTAGTTCTGTTTATGGATTGAACACTAAGGTACCTTTTTCTGAGAAGGATAGAACAGATCAACCTGCTAGTTTGTATGCTGCTACTAAGAAAGCCGGCGAAGAAATCGCTCATACTTATAATCATATATACGGTCTTTCGTTAACCGGTTTGCGTTTTTTCACTGTTTATGGTCCTTGGGGTAGACCTGATATGGCTTACTTCTTTTTCACTAGAGATATTTTGAAGGGGAAGACGATTCCCATTTTCGAGGCAGCGAATCACGGTACCGTTGCTAGGGATTTTACTTATATAGATGATATCGTAAGGGGGTGTTTAGGTGCTTTGGATACTGCCGAGAAGAGTACCGGAAGTGGCGGGAAGAAGAGGGCGCCGGCTCAGTTGAGGGTTTTCAATTTGGGGAACACATCGCCTGTTCCTGTTACCGATCTCGTGAGTATTTTGGAGAGGCTGTTGAAGACTAAGGCGAAGAGGAATATAATGAAGTTGCCGAGGAACGGGGACGTCCAGTTCACTCACGCGAATATTAGCTACGCACAGGGAGAGCTTGGCTATAAGCCGGTGACAGATCTGCAGACTGGTTTGAAGAAATTCGTGAGGTGGTACATGAATTACTATTCTGGCGGGAAGAAAGCTGTCGAGTGA